GCGAGTCCGGTAGGCGATGCACACGTCGGCCCCGGCGCGCGCGAGGTGGAGAGCGATGGCGCGGCCGATGCCGCGAGACGCGCCGGTCACCAGGGCGCGGCGGCCGGCCAGTCCCAGGTCGATGGCCATCAGGCGTCGTCGGTCGAGCGCAGGCGCTCCTCCACGACCGCGCACACGGCGTGACCGATGGCGAGGTGCGCCTCCTGCGCGTGCGCCGGGTCGTCGGTGTCCAGGACCAGCGCCACATCCACCAGGTCGCGCAGCGGACCGCCGCCGGCGGCGAGCAGCGCGACGGTGCGCACGCCGGCCGCGCGGGCCGCCTCCGCCGCCCTCAGCAGGTTGGGAGAGCGGCCGCTGGTCGAGTGCATCACGAGGACGTCGCCTGCGCGACCGTGCGCCTCCACCTGACGCGCGAACACCTCCTCGAACCCCAGATCGTTGGCGGCAGCCGTGAGGAGCGACGTGTCCGTGGTCAGCGCCAGCGCGGCCAGGGGCTTGCCCGCGCGGCGGAAGCGCACGACGTACTCGGTCGCGAGGTGCTGCGCGTCGGCCGCGGAGCCGCCGTTCCCAGCGAAGTAGACCCTGCCTCCACCCCTCAGGGCTGCGGTGATCGCTTCCGCGATCCGGCCGACGGCGTCCGCCTGCTCGGCCGCGGAGCGCTCCAGCAGCCTGGACAGCCGCAGCAGGTGCTCGGTCGGATCGATGGGGGCGCTCACGGTCGAACCGGGAGCAGGGTGGCGAGGCGCGCGGGCGACAGCCAATCGGCGATCGCATGCACGGACTCGGGGCCGTCCTGGGCGGCGGCCTCCAGCGCGTACGTGAGCAGCGCGTCGACCACCAGCAGATCAGCCGCCCGGGCTCGCAGCGCGGCGAGCGCCGGCGCGCCTTGCGGGCCGGCCGCGGCGAGCTCCTTGGACCCGGGCCCAGCCGGCTCACGAGCGAGCGCCGCCAAACCCTGCAGAGCCAGCCCGCCGAGCCGCGACGCGCGCGGGCCGACGCCCTCCGGCACAGAAGGCATCTCGTCGGCTGCGGCTTCCACCACGGAGCGGATGCGCGTCGCAAGGGCCGGCGGCGGCTGTGGCTCGCGCTCGGCCAACCAACGCATCACGTCCCCCGCGTCACCGGGGGTGCTCACGCGTCGGCCTCCAGGAGTCCCTTGACCAGTCCCGGCACCGCACGCAACGCCTCAGCAACCTGGTCCGGGTCGCCGACGCCTCCCTGCGCCATGTGTGGCCGTCCGCCGCCGGATCCACCGGTGCGCGTGGCCACTTCGCGCACCAGCACGTCGGCGCGCACGCCGCGGCCCACCAGATCGTCGGTCACCACCG
This genomic stretch from Gemmatimonadota bacterium harbors:
- a CDS encoding SIS domain-containing protein codes for the protein MSAPIDPTEHLLRLSRLLERSAAEQADAVGRIAEAITAALRGGGRVYFAGNGGSAADAQHLATEYVVRFRRAGKPLAALALTTDTSLLTAAANDLGFEEVFARQVEAHGRAGDVLVMHSTSGRSPNLLRAAEAARAAGVRTVALLAAGGGPLRDLVDVALVLDTDDPAHAQEAHLAIGHAVCAVVEERLRSTDDA